From Rhodopseudomonas palustris, a single genomic window includes:
- the lpdA gene encoding dihydrolipoyl dehydrogenase yields MSDTSFDVIIIGSGPGGYVAAIRAAQLGFKTAIVEKSYLGGICLNWGCIPTKALLRSAEIYHYMQHAKDYGLSADNISFDPKAIVQRSRGVSKRLNDGVGFLMKKNKISIIWGQATIDAPGKLTVAASKTEAPKGALPPGSYQAKHIIVATGARPRVLPGLEPDKKLVWTYFEAMVPEVMPKSLLVVGSGAIGIEFASFFHTMGAKVTVVEVLPQILPVEDSEIAALARKRFEKQGIKILTGAKVTKLDKKADSVVATIDPGNGKPETAEFDRVISAVGVVGNVENLGLEKLGVKLDRGTIVTDGLGKTSVPGIYAIGDVAGPPMLAHKAEHEGVICVEAIKGLHPHPLDKSLIPGCTYCQPQIASVGLTEAKAKEQGREIRVGRFPFTANGKAIALGEDQGLVKVIFDKKTGQLLGAHMIGAEVTELIQGYVVAMNLETTEEELMHTVFPHPTLSEMMKEAVLDAYGKVLNA; encoded by the coding sequence ATGTCCGACACCTCCTTCGACGTCATCATCATCGGCTCCGGACCCGGCGGCTATGTCGCGGCGATCCGGGCGGCGCAGCTCGGGTTCAAGACTGCGATCGTCGAGAAGTCGTATCTCGGCGGCATCTGTCTGAACTGGGGCTGCATTCCGACCAAGGCGCTGCTGCGCTCGGCGGAAATCTATCACTACATGCAGCACGCCAAGGATTACGGGCTGTCGGCCGATAACATTTCGTTCGATCCGAAGGCGATCGTACAGCGCTCGCGCGGGGTGTCGAAGCGGCTGAACGACGGCGTCGGCTTCCTGATGAAGAAGAACAAGATCTCGATCATCTGGGGTCAGGCGACGATCGACGCGCCGGGCAAGCTCACGGTCGCTGCCTCCAAGACCGAGGCGCCGAAGGGCGCGTTGCCGCCGGGCAGCTATCAGGCCAAGCACATCATCGTCGCCACCGGGGCGCGGCCGCGGGTGCTGCCGGGTCTCGAGCCGGACAAGAAGCTGGTCTGGACCTATTTCGAGGCGATGGTGCCGGAAGTGATGCCGAAGTCGCTGCTGGTGGTCGGCTCCGGTGCGATCGGCATCGAGTTCGCCTCGTTCTTCCACACCATGGGCGCCAAGGTCACCGTGGTCGAGGTGCTGCCGCAGATCCTGCCCGTCGAGGATTCCGAGATTGCCGCGCTCGCCCGCAAGCGGTTCGAGAAGCAGGGCATCAAGATTCTGACCGGCGCCAAGGTCACCAAGCTCGACAAGAAGGCTGATAGCGTCGTCGCCACCATCGATCCCGGCAATGGCAAGCCGGAGACCGCCGAATTTGACCGTGTGATCTCGGCGGTCGGCGTGGTCGGCAATGTCGAGAATCTCGGGCTGGAGAAGCTCGGGGTGAAGCTCGACCGCGGCACCATCGTCACCGACGGCCTCGGCAAGACCAGCGTGCCCGGCATCTACGCGATCGGCGATGTCGCCGGTCCGCCGATGCTGGCGCACAAGGCCGAGCACGAGGGGGTGATCTGTGTCGAGGCCATCAAGGGCCTGCATCCGCACCCGCTCGACAAGAGCCTGATTCCCGGCTGCACCTACTGCCAGCCGCAGATCGCCTCCGTTGGCCTCACCGAGGCCAAGGCGAAGGAGCAGGGACGGGAGATCCGGGTCGGCCGCTTCCCGTTCACCGCCAACGGCAAGGCGATTGCGCTCGGCGAGGACCAGGGCCTGGTCAAGGTGATCTTCGACAAGAAGACGGGGCAGCTCTTGGGCGCCCACATGATCGGCGCCGAAGTCACCGAGCTGATCCAGGGTTACGTGGTGGCGATGAACCTCGAAACCACCGAGGAAGAGCTGATGCACACCGTCTTCCCGCACCCGACGCTGTCGGAGATGATGAAGGAAGCCGTGCTCGACGCCTACGGCAAGGTGCTCAACGCCTGA